The Gammaproteobacteria bacterium genome has a segment encoding these proteins:
- a CDS encoding peptide MFS transporter, with protein MSDTGRTFLGHPRGLATLFMTEFFERFTYYGMRALLVLFLVAATSGANPGFGLDAQTAGAIYGLYTGAVYLGSVPGGWIADRLIGQRRAVFWGGLIIALGNFILAIPATPPTFYLGLAVIVIGVGLLKPNISTIVGALYEGQSGARRDAGFSIFYMGINLGALIAPLLAGTVGEAWNWRGGFFIAGLAMLLGVAQYKLTEKHLGDAGRSPHAASEAERRRGWRLVWVGLALVAALALLMFYGVIPIRVTTLAQVFGTAMIALAFFFFAYVLLFANLDAAERRRVGVIAIFFLCAAVFWAGFEQQATSFNLFALELTDRSWLGHLFPDGVHPASWYQSANPVFIIVFAPFFAWLWTALGARNLDPSSPAKFGFGLILLGLGFLVMMFAAQVIVATGRDAAPTWLLAAYLIHTFGELCLSPVGLSNITKLAPQRFVGQMMGTWFLGSAVGNLFAGLIGGHIASAEAASLPTMFLQMMAIGVGAGTFMLLLARPLRGWIGDAR; from the coding sequence ATGAGCGATACCGGACGCACTTTTCTCGGTCACCCGCGCGGCCTTGCCACGCTCTTCATGACCGAGTTCTTCGAGCGTTTCACCTACTACGGGATGCGCGCGCTGCTCGTGCTGTTCCTGGTGGCGGCGACCAGCGGCGCGAACCCCGGCTTCGGCCTCGATGCGCAGACCGCCGGCGCCATCTATGGCCTCTACACCGGCGCGGTGTATCTGGGCTCGGTGCCCGGCGGCTGGATTGCCGACCGGCTCATCGGCCAGCGCCGGGCGGTGTTCTGGGGCGGCCTGATCATCGCGCTCGGCAACTTCATCCTGGCGATTCCGGCGACGCCGCCGACGTTCTACCTCGGCCTGGCCGTGATCGTGATCGGCGTCGGACTGCTGAAACCCAATATCTCGACCATCGTGGGAGCGCTCTACGAAGGCCAGTCGGGGGCGCGCCGCGACGCGGGCTTCTCGATCTTCTACATGGGCATCAACCTCGGCGCCCTCATCGCACCGCTGCTCGCCGGCACCGTGGGCGAGGCCTGGAACTGGCGTGGCGGCTTCTTCATCGCCGGCCTGGCGATGCTGCTCGGTGTCGCACAGTACAAGCTCACGGAGAAGCACCTCGGCGATGCCGGCCGCTCCCCGCATGCAGCGAGCGAGGCCGAGCGCCGCCGCGGCTGGCGGCTGGTGTGGGTCGGGCTCGCGCTGGTCGCCGCCCTGGCCCTGCTCATGTTCTACGGCGTGATCCCGATACGGGTGACCACGCTCGCCCAGGTCTTCGGCACGGCGATGATCGCGCTGGCCTTCTTCTTCTTCGCCTACGTGCTGCTGTTCGCGAATCTCGATGCCGCGGAACGCCGTCGCGTCGGCGTGATCGCGATCTTCTTTTTGTGCGCCGCGGTGTTCTGGGCCGGTTTTGAGCAGCAGGCCACCAGCTTCAATCTCTTCGCCCTCGAACTTACCGATCGCAGCTGGCTTGGTCACCTGTTCCCCGACGGCGTGCACCCGGCCTCGTGGTACCAGTCGGCGAACCCGGTCTTCATCATCGTCTTTGCGCCGTTCTTCGCCTGGCTCTGGACGGCGCTCGGTGCGCGCAACCTCGATCCCTCGTCGCCGGCGAAGTTCGGCTTCGGCCTGATCCTGCTCGGGCTCGGCTTTCTCGTGATGATGTTCGCGGCGCAGGTCATCGTCGCCACAGGCCGCGATGCGGCTCCGACCTGGCTGCTCGCCGCCTATCTCATCCACACTTTCGGCGAACTGTGCCTCTCGCCCGTCGGCCTGTCGAACATCACCAAACTCGCGCCCCAGCGCTTTGTCGGCCAGATGATGGGCACCTGGTTCCTGGGCTCCGCGGTCGGCAATCTGTTCGCCGGGCTGATCGGCGGCCACATCGCCTCGGCCGAGGCGGCGAGCCTGCCGACGATGTTCCTGCAGATGATGGCGATCGGCGTTGGCGCCGGAACCTTCATGCTGCTGCTGGCACGCCCGCTGCGCGGCTGGATCGGCGACGCCAGGTAG
- a CDS encoding mechanosensitive ion channel family protein: MNIESIWAVVTTTATTVGLKVLAALAFWVIGRWLIGRITAAMQMALSRSSVDPMLVKYLGSVIGVVLNIVLVIGILGYFGIETTSFAALLAGAGVAIGAAWSGMLGNFAAGAFMLVLRPFKIGDFVTVGGITGTVHELGLFGTSLITPDNVLTVVGNGKIFSDVIQNYSAMPVRRVERTAQLAGGVDPREAVKRLRAAVERIPNVAAKPAPEVNLLDMNLVGPVISVRPYTHTDHYWQVYFDTNEAIVQVCQEAGWPAPTPTQIVKSQPG; encoded by the coding sequence ATGAATATCGAGTCGATCTGGGCCGTGGTGACGACGACTGCCACCACCGTCGGCCTCAAGGTTCTCGCAGCGCTGGCGTTCTGGGTCATCGGCCGCTGGCTCATCGGGCGAATCACGGCCGCGATGCAGATGGCGTTGAGCAGATCCTCGGTCGATCCGATGCTGGTGAAATATCTCGGGTCGGTGATCGGCGTGGTCCTGAACATCGTGCTGGTCATCGGCATCCTCGGCTACTTCGGCATCGAGACGACGTCGTTTGCGGCACTGCTCGCCGGCGCCGGCGTGGCGATCGGCGCGGCCTGGAGCGGGATGCTGGGCAATTTCGCCGCAGGCGCGTTCATGCTGGTGCTGCGCCCGTTCAAGATCGGCGACTTCGTGACGGTTGGGGGCATTACCGGCACCGTGCATGAGCTCGGCCTGTTCGGCACCTCGCTGATCACGCCGGACAACGTGCTGACGGTGGTCGGCAACGGCAAGATTTTTTCCGACGTGATTCAGAACTACTCGGCGATGCCGGTGCGGCGCGTCGAGCGCACGGCGCAGCTTGCCGGCGGCGTGGATCCCAGGGAAGCCGTGAAGCGGCTTCGGGCTGCGGTCGAACGCATCCCGAACGTCGCGGCCAAGCCCGCGCCGGAAGTGAACCTGCTCGACATGAACCTCGTCGGGCCGGTGATTTCCGTGCGGCCATACACGCACACCGACCACTACTGGCAGGTGTATTTCGATACGAACGAGGCGATCGTGCAGGTCTGCCAGGAGGCCGGCTGGCCGGCGCCGACGCCGACGCAGATCGTCAAGTCCCAGCCGGGCTGA
- a CDS encoding flavodoxin domain-containing protein, protein MSANPASTGLLTPEQLARLQALARDLGPLQRAWASGFLAGQGALPAIAGAPSTGARLTVLFGSETGHARGLAARLGKLLGDSGVPVRVLGMGDYRPRELKDERFVLVVTATHGEGDPPEPARGFCEFLMGRKAPRLDELQFAVLGLGDSSYEHFCKTARDIDARLEALGATRLHERRDCDVAFDGPAAEWIAAVVPACAARLRAAGPRPAAGMVAQIGAVGSADAGVQADERSAELPAVVLDHLRLSGRDSDRPTWHIEFDVDEAAARHLPGDALGIVVENDPALADELLDALGLGGDTALADALRKDYEITALTPAFIEAYARAGGVAPLAALCTGKDRAGLRQYLQDRQIADVVREYPVRGLGAAAVSGLLRRLEPRLYSIASSASAHPGEIHVTVAQVAFRSAGGERFGVASGHLTRRTGPEAVLQVYVQPNSGFRLPASPDVPIIMIGAGTGVAPYRAFMQERELQGAGGRSWLVFGGRRFRSDFLYQAEWQRYLKDGLLTRMDVAFSRDQADKLYVQHRLRERGRELYSWLEDGACLYVCGDARSMAPDVHAAFIDIVATHGGRDRESAREYLNELTLGRRYRRDVY, encoded by the coding sequence ATGAGCGCCAACCCCGCCAGCACCGGTTTGCTCACGCCCGAGCAACTGGCACGACTGCAAGCCCTTGCCCGTGACCTCGGCCCGCTGCAGCGGGCCTGGGCCAGTGGATTCCTGGCCGGGCAGGGCGCGCTGCCCGCGATCGCCGGGGCGCCGTCAACCGGCGCGCGCCTGACAGTCCTGTTCGGCTCGGAGACGGGTCATGCGCGCGGCCTCGCGGCGCGCCTCGGCAAGCTGCTCGGTGACAGCGGCGTACCGGTCCGCGTGCTCGGCATGGGCGATTACCGGCCGCGCGAACTGAAGGACGAGCGCTTTGTGCTGGTGGTGACGGCGACGCACGGCGAGGGCGACCCGCCGGAGCCGGCGCGGGGTTTCTGCGAGTTTCTCATGGGCCGCAAGGCGCCGCGGCTCGATGAGTTGCAGTTTGCCGTGCTGGGGCTCGGCGACTCCTCCTACGAACATTTCTGCAAGACGGCGCGCGATATCGATGCCCGGCTCGAGGCTCTCGGCGCGACCCGCCTTCACGAGCGGCGTGACTGCGATGTTGCGTTCGATGGGCCGGCGGCGGAATGGATCGCCGCCGTGGTGCCAGCCTGCGCGGCACGGCTGCGCGCCGCCGGGCCGCGTCCCGCTGCGGGCATGGTGGCGCAGATCGGCGCCGTGGGTAGCGCTGACGCAGGGGTGCAGGCCGATGAACGCAGCGCCGAGCTGCCGGCCGTGGTGCTCGACCACCTGCGTCTCAGTGGCCGCGACTCCGACCGGCCGACCTGGCACATCGAGTTCGACGTCGATGAAGCCGCAGCACGCCACCTTCCCGGCGACGCGCTCGGCATCGTGGTCGAGAACGACCCGGCACTGGCCGACGAACTGCTCGACGCGCTCGGCCTCGGTGGCGATACGGCGCTCGCCGACGCATTGCGCAAGGACTACGAGATCACCGCACTCACGCCGGCATTCATCGAGGCCTATGCCCGCGCTGGTGGCGTCGCGCCGCTGGCGGCACTGTGCACCGGCAAGGATCGGGCCGGCCTGCGCCAGTACCTGCAGGACCGCCAGATTGCCGATGTGGTCCGCGAGTATCCGGTACGCGGGCTGGGTGCCGCGGCCGTCAGCGGCCTGCTGCGCCGCCTGGAGCCGCGGCTGTACTCGATTGCATCGAGTGCCAGCGCGCATCCGGGGGAAATCCACGTGACGGTGGCGCAGGTGGCGTTTCGCAGTGCCGGCGGTGAACGTTTCGGCGTCGCCTCGGGGCACCTGACCCGGCGCACCGGGCCCGAAGCCGTGCTGCAGGTTTACGTGCAGCCCAACTCCGGGTTCCGGCTGCCGGCGAGCCCCGATGTCCCCATCATCATGATCGGCGCCGGCACGGGCGTGGCGCCCTACCGTGCGTTCATGCAGGAGCGCGAGTTGCAGGGTGCCGGAGGCCGCTCCTGGCTCGTCTTCGGCGGGCGGCGGTTTCGCAGTGATTTCCTCTACCAGGCGGAGTGGCAGCGCTACCTGAAGGATGGCCTGCTCACGCGGATGGACGTCGCCTTCTCCCGCGATCAGGCGGACAAGCTTTACGTGCAGCACCGGTTGCGTGAGCGTGGCCGGGAGCTGTACTCATGGCTGGAGGACGGCGCCTGCCTCTACGTCTGCGGCGACGCCCGGAGCATGGCGCCCGACGTGCACGCGGCGTTCATCGACATCGTCGCGACCCACGGTGGCCGCGACCGCGAGTCGGCTCGCGAGTACCTCAACGAACTCACGCTCGGGCGTCGCTACCGGCGCGACGTGTACTGA
- a CDS encoding NADPH-dependent assimilatory sulfite reductase hemoprotein subunit, producing the protein MSTPPQGRANRSRDVSQPVERLHDIERLKAGSNYLRGSIAQGLVDPLTWAIDENDNKLLKFFGIYLQDDRDLRDERRRQKLEPAWQFMVRLRLPGGLLTPRQWLQLDALAHSHGNAALRITDRQTFQFHGVVKPKLKPLIQGFREVGLDTLAACGDDSRGVMAAPAPHRSHIHREVHELAAAVSAHLRPRTSAYREIWYDERPTGPDHEPLYGPTYLPRKFKIGFAVPPANDIDVYAQDLGFIAIIESGRLAGFNVTVGGGMGRTDNAPHTYPRLGDVIGFVTPAEVLAVAEHTMTIQRDYGDRVDRHQARFKYTLDERGLEWFVAELQQRAGFRLQPVRPYRFERNTDEFGWVQGDDGAWHFTLFIRNGRIRDLGPVRLMSALRAIAATHRGEFRLTPNQNVVIARVAAADRERIGALLAGHGVVQETSLLQRNAVSCVALPTCGLAMAESERYLPDLVVRIEALMREAGVADQPVTIRMSGCPNGCSRPYIAEIGFTGRAPGKYNMYLGGGAHGQRLNRMYLENAGEDRILAALAEMFRRYAAERLAGEPFGDFVVRAAIVREVRTGRDFNG; encoded by the coding sequence ATGAGCACTCCGCCACAGGGCCGCGCCAACCGCAGCCGCGACGTCAGCCAGCCGGTCGAGCGGCTGCATGACATCGAGCGGCTGAAGGCCGGCAGCAACTACCTGCGCGGCAGCATTGCGCAGGGGCTCGTCGATCCCCTCACCTGGGCGATCGACGAGAACGACAACAAGCTGCTGAAGTTTTTCGGCATCTACCTGCAGGACGACCGTGATCTTCGCGACGAGCGGCGCCGCCAGAAGCTCGAGCCCGCCTGGCAGTTCATGGTGCGCCTGCGCCTGCCGGGCGGCCTGTTGACACCCCGGCAGTGGCTGCAGCTCGATGCACTCGCGCACAGCCACGGCAACGCTGCGCTGCGCATCACCGATCGCCAGACCTTCCAGTTCCACGGTGTCGTCAAGCCGAAGCTCAAGCCCCTCATCCAGGGCTTTCGCGAGGTGGGGCTCGACACCCTCGCAGCCTGCGGCGACGACAGCCGCGGCGTGATGGCTGCCCCGGCGCCGCATCGCTCGCACATTCACCGCGAGGTGCATGAGCTGGCCGCGGCGGTGAGCGCGCACCTGCGACCGCGCACGTCCGCCTACCGCGAGATCTGGTACGACGAGAGACCCACGGGCCCCGACCATGAGCCGCTCTACGGGCCGACCTACCTGCCGCGCAAGTTCAAGATCGGCTTCGCGGTACCGCCGGCCAACGACATCGACGTCTATGCCCAGGATCTCGGCTTCATCGCCATCATCGAGTCCGGGCGGCTGGCGGGCTTCAACGTCACCGTGGGCGGCGGCATGGGCCGCACCGACAACGCCCCGCACACCTATCCGCGGCTCGGCGATGTCATCGGCTTCGTGACGCCGGCCGAGGTGCTCGCCGTCGCCGAGCACACCATGACCATCCAGCGTGATTACGGCGATCGCGTTGACCGCCACCAGGCGCGTTTCAAGTACACGCTGGATGAGCGCGGTCTCGAATGGTTCGTGGCGGAGCTGCAGCAGCGCGCCGGTTTCCGCCTGCAACCGGTGCGCCCGTATCGTTTCGAGCGCAACACGGATGAGTTCGGCTGGGTGCAGGGCGACGATGGCGCGTGGCATTTCACCCTGTTCATCCGCAATGGCCGCATTCGCGACCTCGGGCCGGTACGCCTGATGAGTGCGTTGCGCGCCATTGCCGCGACACACCGCGGTGAGTTCCGCCTGACGCCGAATCAGAATGTCGTGATCGCGCGTGTTGCGGCGGCCGACCGTGAGCGGATCGGGGCGCTGCTCGCCGGGCATGGGGTGGTGCAGGAGACGAGTCTCCTGCAGCGCAACGCCGTCTCCTGCGTGGCGCTGCCGACCTGCGGGCTCGCCATGGCGGAGAGTGAGCGATACCTGCCGGATCTCGTGGTCCGTATCGAGGCGCTCATGCGCGAGGCCGGCGTTGCGGATCAGCCGGTGACCATCCGCATGAGCGGCTGCCCCAACGGCTGCTCGCGGCCCTACATTGCGGAGATCGGCTTTACCGGCCGGGCGCCCGGCAAGTACAACATGTACCTCGGCGGTGGCGCGCATGGCCAACGGCTGAACCGGATGTATCTCGAGAATGCGGGCGAGGACCGGATTCTCGCCGCACTGGCGGAGATGTTTCGCCGCTACGCCGCGGAGCGGCTCGCCGGCGAGCCTTTCGGTGACTTCGTCGTCCGTGCCGCAATCGTGCGGGAGGTCAGGACGGGACGGGATTTCAACGGCTGA